The following DNA comes from Acidicapsa ligni.
AGCAGTCGGCATCGAGTCACTAGGAAGTTTTAACCGTCTTCTTACCCAAATTTTGGATTCACACCGCAGGCGCTCGCAGCTGTGTCTGCTAACCACGACGAAGCACTAAACCTCATACAGGAGTCATTCTAATGTTGACAGTTGGCGAAAATTTCCCTTCCTTCGATCTCACCGCAGTCGTCAATCTCGATCCTCAAAAGGCCTTCGAGCAGATCACCGAGCAGAGCTATCCCGGTAAGTGGAAGGTCGTCTTCTTCTGGCCCAAGGATTTCACCTTTGTCTGCCCGACCGAGATTGCAGCCTTCGGTAAGCTGAACCAGGAATTTGCGGATCGCGATGCGCAGCTTCTCGGCGCCAGCATTGACTCCGAGTTTGTTCACCTGGCATGGCGCAACAACCATGCTGACTTGAAGGATCTGCCCTTCCCCATGCTCTCGGATATCAAGCGTGATCTCTCCGAGCAGCTCGGCATCCTCGACATCAAGGCCGGCGTTTCGCAGCGCGCAACCTTCATCGTCGATCCGCAGAACGTAATCCGTTTCGTTTATGTCACGGATCTCTCGGTGGGCCGCAATCCGCAGGAAGTTCTGCGCGTACTGGATGCTCTCCAGACCGATGAACTCTGCCCCTGCAACTGGAAGAAGGGCGAAGAGACCCTGACCACCAAATAAGGATTGGCCGTCCAGGCAGTAGCCTACGGCAAAATCCTGGTAGATAAACCAGTCCGGCGGAGAATCTGATTCTCCGCCGGATTCATCTGCAATCCCCCATCTGCAATCCCCAAAGAACGGAGCCATCTTATGAGTTTCGATGCCATCATTGATAATCTTCCCGACTACGCTAAAGACCTCAAGCTGAACTATTCTTCGCTCGTCCGGAACAACACCGAACTAACCGCCCAACAGCTCTGGGGAACAGTAGTTGCCTCCGCAATCGCAAGTCGCAATCTCGTCCTGACCGCAGCAGCATTTGAAGCAGCCGCAACACAGCTTACCCCTGTTGCATTTGAAGCAGCCAAGAGCGCCGCAGCCATCATGGGGATGAACAACATCTACTATCGCTTCCAACATCTCAGCTC
Coding sequences within:
- a CDS encoding carboxymuconolactone decarboxylase family protein is translated as MSFDAIIDNLPDYAKDLKLNYSSLVRNNTELTAQQLWGTVVASAIASRNLVLTAAAFEAAATQLTPVAFEAAKSAAAIMGMNNIYYRFQHLSSNEKYSTMPARLRMNALRTHGADAVDFELWSLAVSAINGCGKCVDSHEKVVREKGATEELILAVVRVASVIHAIGSVLDAVEAEAKISALV
- a CDS encoding peroxiredoxin; translation: MLTVGENFPSFDLTAVVNLDPQKAFEQITEQSYPGKWKVVFFWPKDFTFVCPTEIAAFGKLNQEFADRDAQLLGASIDSEFVHLAWRNNHADLKDLPFPMLSDIKRDLSEQLGILDIKAGVSQRATFIVDPQNVIRFVYVTDLSVGRNPQEVLRVLDALQTDELCPCNWKKGEETLTTK